In Bacteroidota bacterium, one genomic interval encodes:
- a CDS encoding gliding motility-associated C-terminal domain-containing protein: MKHLIYILFIVIPFHFCIGQVNLVPNPSFETYTSCPTLTNQLYKATPWYNPTANTPDYFNICAIDSTGAAYMGVPTNAIGYQPARTGNAYAGIGMNSFQREYIGIQLDSSLEANKKYCVEFHLSLSNYAIFSTRSIGAYFSATKLTDYTTPFYLPVLPQVVSPASVLLSDTTNWMLVSGSFIATGGERYMIIGSFLSDTDIVIDTTYPGNIESNIHYYVDDASVTACPDPPIEELFIPTLMGGNQIFEIKGLQGTTELFLYNSLGQIVYKNTNYKNNLNTIEFETGIYYYYLKLNNGEVHKGKLCIVN; encoded by the coding sequence ATGAAGCATCTCATTTACATATTATTTATAGTAATTCCATTCCATTTTTGTATTGGGCAAGTCAATCTTGTTCCTAATCCATCGTTTGAAACATATACAAGTTGTCCTACATTAACAAATCAATTGTATAAAGCAACACCTTGGTATAATCCAACAGCTAATACACCCGATTATTTTAATATATGTGCTATTGATAGCACAGGTGCAGCATATATGGGAGTTCCAACTAATGCCATTGGTTATCAACCTGCAAGAACAGGAAATGCCTATGCAGGAATAGGGATGAACAGTTTTCAAAGAGAATATATCGGAATACAATTAGATTCTTCTTTAGAAGCTAATAAAAAATATTGTGTAGAATTTCACCTCTCTTTAAGTAATTATGCAATATTTTCAACGAGATCTATAGGGGCTTATTTTTCAGCTACCAAGCTAACAGACTACACGACCCCTTTTTACCTTCCTGTTTTACCACAAGTGGTAAGTCCTGCGAGTGTTTTGCTATCTGATACTACTAATTGGATGCTGGTATCTGGTAGCTTTATTGCTACTGGAGGGGAGCGATACATGATCATTGGTTCTTTTTTAAGCGACACCGACATTGTAATAGACACAACATATCCTGGAAATATCGAAAGTAATATACATTATTATGTTGATGATGCGAGTGTAACCGCTTGTCCTGACCCGCCAATAGAAGAATTATTTATTCCTACATTGATGGGAGGAAATCAAATTTTTGAAATAAAAGGATTGCAAGGAACTACAGAATTGTTCTTATATAATTCATTAGGACAAATCGTTTACAAAAATACGAATTACAAAAACAATTTGAATACCATTGAATTTGAAACTGGAATCTATTACTATTACTTAAAATTGAATAACGGAGAGGTTCACAAGGGAAAGCTTTGCATTGTAAATTAA
- a CDS encoding right-handed parallel beta-helix repeat-containing protein — MSRNLDGQASAFVSSATGPLVYAWSNGTTNSSSLFSDNVNGLTGGPISVTVTDANGCVGTASTTVVTLPLFAAPIISGDGTICATTHTYIISNYNPAYTYSTPLITPLGYGTASAISGAGTFTVTWISSAVTFGADITVTATDPLTGCSNSATEHYYPCCLGPHGTTNVINGLSSSLANPFIGGTLVINGTFTIDNNFTINGTNVVMAAGAKIVIPTVGGTKTLTLTNNTYVHAAPCNIMWNSIYINAGQNLVVNGNTRIEDADSAVVSVDGGKYTITNSELNKNFKHIVVMPFAGSHTGTITKTNLYCRNYPTLTNATLLPPYATGTRTRVGIEIYEVNQIQIGTSTSASLKNNFRNMGNGIRSKGSSVVVYNNLFTVIDNPSGVACKGCDCQLGTAICATGEKTPSHILIVAGAGTIQNTFFNCLNGISAKNNMDVFVDGNVFLNLTGTGVFVTQCSNRLLDVVNNKMTAVINGIDMYENPNAFSMNIANNQISLSGGLYGSIISNYAIVVQNVLLNPNNATITGNTIERAKTGIWLINSDATLVEGNSIGYPFGMVVSGATLIGIRLEKSDNSKVENNTVQKLGGPPPSAATELILRGISVENTQNSVVGKNTLIRVGQGVRMLGACNNATIACNNLFQCWYGLKFDGATVGNQLNSGVSQRNVWFINLGPAKMSGNILSPIEMWYISGSPFTDPRNGLSTPGMAPLSFVATHPAVATSSADVCASFFAPPSPTDVRNQKFGKIVHNLMAYTAMPAEFDFADKMMTYRELKKDPAMLTLGAADDIDYQNFYTASETAPIGKFEQVSDLINSDNVATATSVNSAVAPTTVMETNRKTVNAIYLQTFASGSYELESADESTLLAIANLDPLTDGDAVYSARAMLRIDPTDNSTVRSMETEEEETIQENTLASKVYPNPNNGVMQMDYTIDEEATGTLIIYDLTGRKLNAYTLTSGTNTLQIDESKLESGIYFYQIIVNNKMIESDKIVIVK; from the coding sequence TTGTCCAGAAATTTGGATGGTCAAGCATCAGCATTTGTAAGTAGTGCAACAGGCCCTTTGGTTTATGCATGGAGCAATGGAACAACGAATAGTAGTAGTTTGTTTTCGGATAACGTTAACGGCTTAACTGGTGGACCAATAAGTGTAACTGTAACCGATGCAAATGGATGTGTTGGAACAGCAAGCACAACAGTTGTTACTTTACCTTTATTTGCAGCTCCAATTATTTCTGGAGATGGAACCATTTGCGCAACAACACATACCTATATAATTTCAAATTACAATCCTGCTTATACTTATAGTACTCCTTTGATAACTCCATTAGGATATGGTACAGCTTCTGCAATAAGCGGAGCTGGAACATTTACCGTTACATGGATATCAAGTGCTGTTACATTTGGAGCAGATATAACTGTAACAGCAACAGATCCTTTAACAGGTTGTTCGAATTCAGCAACAGAGCATTACTATCCTTGTTGTTTGGGTCCACACGGCACAACAAATGTTATCAATGGTTTATCGAGTTCTTTGGCAAATCCTTTTATTGGAGGAACTTTAGTAATTAACGGAACATTTACTATTGACAATAATTTTACAATAAATGGAACAAATGTAGTAATGGCTGCCGGAGCAAAAATTGTTATTCCCACTGTTGGCGGAACAAAAACTTTGACTTTGACAAACAATACATATGTGCATGCAGCACCATGTAATATTATGTGGAATAGTATTTATATCAATGCTGGTCAAAACCTTGTTGTTAATGGCAACACACGCATTGAAGATGCTGATAGTGCTGTTGTTTCCGTAGATGGAGGAAAATACACCATTACGAATTCTGAGTTAAATAAAAATTTCAAACATATTGTTGTAATGCCATTTGCAGGTTCGCATACAGGCACAATCACAAAAACTAATTTATACTGCAGAAACTATCCTACTTTAACAAATGCGACATTGCTTCCTCCTTATGCTACGGGAACAAGAACAAGAGTAGGAATTGAAATTTATGAGGTGAATCAAATTCAGATAGGAACCTCAACAAGTGCTTCCCTAAAAAACAATTTCAGAAACATGGGGAATGGTATCAGAAGTAAAGGTAGTAGTGTTGTGGTATACAACAACTTATTTACAGTTATTGATAATCCATCAGGTGTAGCATGTAAAGGTTGTGATTGTCAACTTGGAACTGCAATATGTGCAACAGGAGAAAAAACACCATCACACATACTTATTGTTGCAGGAGCTGGTACGATACAAAACACGTTCTTTAATTGCCTCAACGGTATTTCAGCAAAAAATAACATGGATGTGTTTGTTGATGGAAACGTATTTCTTAATTTGACAGGTACAGGTGTTTTTGTTACTCAATGTTCAAACAGATTACTGGATGTTGTAAACAATAAAATGACAGCTGTTATCAATGGTATTGATATGTATGAAAATCCAAATGCATTTAGCATGAACATTGCCAATAATCAAATTAGTTTATCTGGCGGTTTATATGGATCGATTATTTCAAACTATGCCATTGTTGTACAAAATGTATTGTTGAATCCAAATAATGCAACCATTACAGGCAACACAATAGAAAGAGCAAAAACAGGTATTTGGTTGATTAATTCAGATGCTACGCTTGTTGAAGGGAATTCAATTGGATATCCTTTTGGTATGGTTGTAAGTGGAGCGACATTGATCGGTATCCGTTTAGAAAAAAGTGATAATAGTAAAGTTGAAAATAATACTGTTCAAAAATTAGGGGGACCACCACCAAGTGCTGCAACCGAATTAATTTTACGTGGTATTAGCGTTGAAAATACTCAAAACAGTGTAGTCGGAAAAAACACACTTATAAGAGTTGGCCAAGGTGTACGAATGTTGGGAGCTTGTAATAATGCAACCATTGCTTGTAACAATTTATTTCAATGTTGGTATGGTTTAAAATTTGACGGAGCCACTGTTGGCAACCAATTGAATAGTGGCGTTTCTCAGCGTAATGTATGGTTCATTAACCTAGGACCGGCAAAAATGAGTGGAAACATTTTATCACCAATTGAAATGTGGTACATAAGTGGTAGCCCATTCACTGACCCTAGAAATGGGTTGTCAACACCAGGAATGGCACCATTGAGTTTTGTTGCAACACACCCTGCAGTTGCAACAAGTTCAGCAGATGTTTGCGCTAGTTTTTTTGCTCCACCTTCACCAACGGATGTAAGAAATCAAAAATTTGGTAAGATTGTTCACAACCTGATGGCCTATACAGCAATGCCTGCAGAATTTGATTTTGCAGATAAAATGATGACATACAGAGAGCTGAAAAAAGACCCAGCAATGCTTACCTTGGGTGCTGCTGATGATATTGATTATCAAAATTTTTATACTGCCAGTGAAACTGCACCGATAGGAAAATTTGAGCAAGTAAGTGATTTAATCAATAGTGATAATGTTGCTACAGCTACATCGGTAAACAGTGCTGTTGCTCCAACAACAGTAATGGAAACAAATCGCAAAACAGTTAATGCTATTTATTTACAAACGTTTGCAAGTGGTAGTTATGAACTTGAATCTGCTGATGAAAGCACACTACTTGCAATCGCTAATTTAGATCCTTTGACGGATGGTGATGCTGTTTACAGTGCCCGTGCAATGCTGCGTATTGATCCAACAGATAATAGCACTGTGCGTTCAATGGAAACAGAAGAAGAGGAAACTATTCAAGAAAACACTCTTGCAAGTAAAGTATATCCAAATCCAAACAACGGTGTAATGCAAATGGATTATACTATTGATGAAGAAGCAACCGGAACATTAATTATTTATGATTTAACTGGTAGAAAATTAAATGCGTATACTCTGACTAGCGGAACTAACACTTTACAAATTGATGAAAGCAAATTGGAAAGTGGTATTTACTTCTATCAAATTATTGTAAATAATAAAATGATTGAATCTGATAAAATTGTAATTGTGAAATAA
- the dinB gene encoding DNA polymerase IV, translating into MNKRTIVHMDLDTFYVSCERLNNPELNGLPLIIGGSSDRGVVASCSYEARKFGVRSAMPMKFALRLCPQAKVIKGDMELYSNKSHEITSIIQDQAPVVEKASIDEFYLDISGMDKFFGCYKWTTELTSKIMKESGLPISFALSVNKTVSKIGTGEAKPVGKLEIREEMVRPFLDPLSIQKIPMLGDVTFQLLSRIGIRTIKTLSEMPADVLQQMIGKNGIELWKKANGIDNSPVEPFSERKSISTEHTFEKDTIDIPRLKALIVGMVEKLAYQLRSEKWLTSTVVVKIRYNNFDTETKQCRIAYTSCDHILIDKVNDLFDKLYNRRMRLRLIGIRFTSLVHGTYQIDMFDDTTEMMSLYQAIDKMKNRFGFDAITRCAGTKMKDKKK; encoded by the coding sequence ATGAATAAGCGAACGATTGTCCACATGGACTTAGATACTTTCTATGTTTCTTGTGAGAGACTCAATAACCCAGAATTAAACGGACTACCATTAATTATTGGTGGTAGTTCTGACAGAGGCGTTGTTGCTTCTTGCTCATACGAAGCACGAAAGTTTGGTGTGAGATCAGCTATGCCAATGAAATTTGCACTTCGTCTTTGTCCTCAGGCTAAAGTAATTAAGGGAGATATGGAATTGTATTCAAACAAATCGCATGAAATAACATCCATAATTCAAGACCAAGCTCCTGTTGTTGAAAAAGCGAGTATTGATGAATTCTATTTGGACATTTCAGGAATGGATAAATTTTTTGGTTGTTATAAATGGACAACTGAACTGACTTCAAAAATTATGAAGGAATCTGGTTTACCTATCAGCTTTGCTTTGTCTGTAAACAAAACTGTTTCAAAAATTGGAACAGGAGAAGCAAAACCGGTAGGCAAGTTAGAAATCAGAGAGGAAATGGTTAGACCATTTTTAGATCCTTTGTCAATTCAAAAAATCCCAATGCTGGGTGATGTTACATTTCAGTTGCTTTCCCGAATTGGTATAAGAACTATTAAAACATTATCTGAAATGCCTGCCGATGTGTTACAGCAGATGATAGGCAAGAACGGGATTGAGTTATGGAAAAAAGCAAATGGAATTGATAATAGTCCTGTTGAACCTTTTTCAGAAAGAAAATCAATTTCGACAGAACATACTTTTGAAAAAGATACGATAGATATTCCAAGATTAAAAGCATTAATAGTTGGAATGGTTGAAAAACTTGCTTATCAATTACGTTCTGAAAAATGGTTGACTTCAACCGTTGTTGTCAAAATACGATACAACAATTTTGATACGGAAACAAAGCAATGCAGAATTGCATATACTTCTTGCGATCATATTTTAATTGATAAAGTAAATGACTTATTTGACAAACTGTATAATCGAAGAATGCGTTTACGTTTAATAGGAATTCGCTTTACAAGCTTAGTTCATGGAACTTATCAAATAGATATGTTCGATGACACAACAGAAATGATGTCTTTATATCAAGCAATTGACAAAATGAAAAATCGTTTTGGCTTTGATGCAATTACTCGTTGTGCAGGTACAAAAATGAAAGATAAAAAAAAGTAA
- a CDS encoding SOS response-associated peptidase: MCYSVSSKLSGIQIKQLENDFSTELEEKEVPEFYVASGFSHPKLPVITSEQKFKNYRWGLIPHWAKDWEAAKKSRVQCLNSIGEEADSKPSFRDAIKNGQFCIIPVNGFYEWHHFNDEKYPHFIYPKDQSVFLLAGLYNQWTNKAIDEVHDTFTIITTRANDRMEWIHNSKKRMPAILNLNDAKTWLDTGISYEQKKQLLEPFDSGLMADNPISKLITSRKENPNNPKVMEPFEYPELALS, translated from the coding sequence ATGTGTTACTCTGTCTCTTCAAAATTATCCGGCATTCAGATAAAACAACTGGAAAATGATTTTTCTACCGAATTGGAAGAAAAGGAAGTTCCTGAGTTTTATGTTGCTTCTGGTTTCTCTCATCCTAAGTTACCTGTAATAACTTCTGAACAGAAGTTTAAAAATTATCGTTGGGGATTAATTCCTCATTGGGCAAAAGATTGGGAAGCAGCGAAAAAAAGTAGAGTTCAATGCTTAAATTCAATTGGCGAAGAAGCTGATTCTAAACCATCATTTAGAGATGCTATTAAGAACGGCCAATTTTGTATTATCCCCGTTAATGGTTTTTATGAATGGCATCATTTTAATGATGAGAAATACCCTCATTTTATTTATCCGAAAGATCAATCTGTCTTTCTTTTGGCAGGATTGTATAATCAGTGGACGAATAAAGCAATTGATGAAGTGCATGATACTTTTACTATCATAACTACCCGCGCTAACGATAGAATGGAGTGGATTCATAATTCAAAAAAGAGAATGCCTGCTATTCTTAATTTGAATGATGCAAAGACATGGTTAGATACAGGTATTTCGTATGAACAGAAAAAGCAATTGCTTGAACCCTTCGATTCAGGTTTAATGGCAGATAATCCAATTAGTAAGCTTATTACTTCTCGAAAGGAAAACCCTAATAATCCAAAAGTGATGGAGCCTTTTGAATACCCTGAACTGGCTCTAAGTTAG